From the genome of Borreliella mayonii:
ATTTTATTGACAAAAATATTAGTTTTTGCTATCATACATCTAATTTAATAAAGAGAAGTAAAAAGGTGTGTGATTTAAGAAAAACAAAACTAATAGATAAAATAAGTTCACTAGAACTATACAAATACTCAATATTTTTTAGAAATTACATTGAAAATGTAGCAGAAGATTGTCTCAAGAACGGACTTATTCTTGAGAGTGCTGCCCACAATGTTAGTGAGTTTGAACTTGCTAGGTTAAAAGTACAGCTTAAGAATGCTCTGCTTAATTGTATTATAAGCTACCGTTTTCATGGGATTGGCTATGTTTTAGTAAAAACCAAAGATACCCTAATAGATCTAGAACAACCAGTTAATATAGAATTACCTATTGGTTTTGAATACCTTGATTATGAATATGTAAGAGATTTGGGAGTTGATTTTGATCATATAACCTATAAAGTAAAATCCAACAATAAGAACAATTCTTTAGACGCAGTTAAAATACATAAAAGTCGACTTATCATATATGAAAACTTTGATTATATCTTAAAAAGATATGTTCCGTGCTATACCGAAAGCTTTTTGCTAGATATTTATTTATTTGAAAAGATATACGTTGAAATAGAAAGACGTATTGAAAACCACAATTTTTTGTTTTACAAAGATGAATCTTTAGTACAACTACAAGACGCACTCTCTAGTGCAACAACTTCTTTAAGTGCACTTACTCAGAGCAATAATGATAGGGGAAGTGGCATTTTATCTTCTTTTTTGAGAAAACAAAATTCAAACAATCATAGTAAAGATATTTCTAATTTAAGAAACCTTAATGACTCATTATCACAGGAGCTTGCTAGGCTAAAAAGCAATCTAAATAATGAGGGAATGTTTTATACAGCTACTCCTAGTGCTAGTTTAGAGGTTATTAAATACGATCTTAGCTACTTAAAGGAGGCTTTAGCATTAATTAAGGCAAAAATTGGTGCAGATACTAAAGAGCCCTTAACCAGAAGTTTTAATGAACAGGCTAAAGGACTGGGAAATGATGGTAAAGGTGATAGGAGTAATT
Proteins encoded in this window:
- a CDS encoding DUF1073 domain-containing protein; this translates as MCDLRKTKLIDKISSLELYKYSIFFRNYIENVAEDCLKNGLILESAAHNVSEFELARLKVQLKNALLNCIISYRFHGIGYVLVKTKDTLIDLEQPVNIELPIGFEYLDYEYVRDLGVDFDHITYKVKSNNKNNSLDAVKIHKSRLIIYENFDYILKRYVPCYTESFLLDIYLFEKIYVEIERRIENHNFLFYKDESLVQLQDALSSATTSLSALTQSNNDRGSGILSSFLRKQNSNNHSKDISNLRNLNDSLSQELARLKSNLNNEGMFYTATPSASLEVIKYDLSYLKEALALIKAKIGADTKEPLTRSFNEQAKGLGNDGKGDRSNYYDFLKGVQEQVENSCNLKLTKYFGLDMKFNSLIMLSEEQKVERDIKLIELYSKYNQLIQSSSFNNEELAMLKEKLFSF